In the genome of Halostella limicola, one region contains:
- a CDS encoding DUF7139 domain-containing protein, translated as MTDSTDPENRLFDWYRTYIGEPDARTDVYLGFGLFFGGIALGVLALVLFFWGSLAEPRTDPYFARIGPAYTLGMLSLPMAMIGIVTLLPVEKKAHYAAAAGGVVNLAAVVWFNVAYPADWNGYGADQTMEVVSVYAIGLTVVVGSTGAALVAHQLAQATPNPSDIEAADDGEDEEETISEEQIEQDIESAMEGVDMSWGGVEKHEGRKISFNTDTDIDASAFDVEAETDRSTGVDAQVQGLRQMKGGDTKTATSESTVDDQTAKLNELRQQKRQEDAEAETADGSGLLGRLRSMIGLN; from the coding sequence ATGACCGATAGCACCGACCCGGAGAACAGACTCTTCGACTGGTACAGGACCTACATCGGGGAACCCGACGCGCGGACGGACGTCTACCTCGGTTTCGGCCTCTTCTTCGGGGGGATCGCGCTGGGCGTGCTCGCGCTCGTGCTGTTCTTCTGGGGGAGCCTGGCCGAACCGCGGACCGACCCCTACTTCGCGCGGATCGGCCCGGCCTACACCCTCGGGATGCTCTCGCTCCCGATGGCCATGATCGGTATCGTGACCCTGCTGCCGGTAGAGAAGAAAGCGCACTACGCCGCGGCCGCGGGCGGCGTCGTCAACCTCGCCGCGGTCGTCTGGTTCAACGTCGCGTACCCCGCCGACTGGAACGGCTACGGCGCGGACCAGACGATGGAGGTCGTCTCCGTCTACGCGATTGGCCTGACCGTCGTCGTCGGGTCGACCGGCGCGGCGCTGGTCGCCCACCAGTTAGCGCAGGCGACGCCGAACCCCAGCGACATCGAGGCCGCGGACGACGGGGAGGACGAGGAGGAGACGATCTCCGAGGAGCAGATCGAGCAGGACATCGAGAGCGCGATGGAGGGCGTCGACATGTCCTGGGGCGGCGTCGAGAAGCACGAGGGCCGGAAGATCTCCTTCAACACTGACACCGACATCGACGCCTCCGCGTTCGACGTCGAGGCGGAGACGGACCGCTCGACGGGCGTCGACGCGCAGGTACAGGGGCTCCGCCAGATGAAAGGCGGCGACACGAAGACGGCGACCTCCGAGTCGACCGTGGACGACCAGACCGCGAAGCTCAACGAGCTTCGTCAGCAGAAGCGACAGGAGGACGCCGAAGCGGAGACCGCGGACGGATCCGGGCTGCTGGGACGGCTTCGCAGTATGATCGGCCTGAACTGA
- a CDS encoding helix-turn-helix domain-containing protein has translation MKRIRFSVTYPDRLTHPLHRRVTEDDAVSRAELLMWSPTADATTLLWCDGDRDATERVVGAVDSLVTANFVRDADGIYAFLSQDDYEFAAPILEAVAGADVIFLPPVVFRSSGAVAFEAVGEAASLSAFHDDLAEIGALTIERVREFERERSPSRLTDRQRAALEAAVSAGYYNVPRDGSLADVADALDCSTSTAGELVRKAEAAVIRTYAETT, from the coding sequence ATGAAACGCATCCGGTTCTCGGTCACCTACCCCGACCGACTCACTCACCCGCTCCACCGGCGGGTGACGGAAGACGACGCGGTCTCGCGCGCCGAGTTGCTCATGTGGAGTCCGACTGCCGACGCGACGACGCTGTTGTGGTGCGACGGCGACCGGGACGCGACCGAGCGGGTCGTCGGCGCCGTCGACTCGCTCGTCACGGCGAACTTCGTCCGGGACGCCGACGGCATCTACGCGTTCCTCTCGCAGGACGACTACGAGTTCGCGGCCCCGATCCTCGAAGCGGTCGCCGGCGCGGACGTGATATTCCTCCCGCCCGTCGTCTTCCGCTCATCCGGCGCGGTGGCGTTCGAGGCGGTCGGCGAAGCGGCGTCGCTCAGCGCGTTCCACGACGACCTCGCCGAGATCGGCGCGCTCACCATCGAGCGGGTCCGCGAGTTCGAGCGCGAGCGATCGCCGTCGCGGCTCACCGACCGGCAACGCGCGGCGCTCGAAGCGGCGGTGTCCGCCGGTTACTACAACGTGCCGCGGGATGGCTCCCTCGCGGACGTCGCGGACGCGCTCGACTGTTCGACGAGCACGGCCGGCGAACTCGTGCGAAAGGCTGAGGCTGCCGTGATCCGGACCTACGCCGAGACGACGTGA
- a CDS encoding zinc finger domain-containing protein has translation MDCPRCETTLETYALGDREAEVCERCGYVGVSVEHESEPVEFESWQEALRRFEEKHAE, from the coding sequence ATGGACTGTCCACGCTGCGAAACGACGCTCGAAACGTACGCGCTCGGGGACCGCGAGGCGGAGGTCTGCGAGCGCTGCGGCTACGTCGGCGTCTCGGTCGAACACGAGAGCGAGCCCGTCGAGTTCGAGTCATGGCAGGAGGCGCTGCGCCGCTTCGAGGAGAAACACGCCGAGTAG
- the menD gene encoding 2-succinyl-5-enolpyruvyl-6-hydroxy-3-cyclohexene-1-carboxylic-acid synthase, with translation MDAADHNEAWADALVAELAAGGVSAACVSPGSRSTPLTMAFARNEDVTVYSHLDERSAAYFALGRARRTGEVTPLVCTSGTAAANFHPAVIEATQARVPLLLLTADRPPELRDSGANQTVDQEKLYGDAVRWYADLPEPRAEGRTLRSLRTTAARALAEATGTPAGPVHLNCPFRKRLEPPEGTENEERRTTASERPHVRTTAGTPTLGDDRLADVADAVEAADHGLVVAGPADGAAPDPSVVAAFAESTGFPLLADPLSGVRYGPHVADAPVVGGYDAFLTERVTADWPDPDLVVRFGASPTSKPLRKYLARTGARQLVVDPAGGWREAEFAASDLVVADPERLLARLSDRIDSSADPAWRDRFAAVEDRYWSHVADAREERRFEGDVLATVVEAAPDPATLFVSNSMPVRDLDRFGAPRAADLILLGNRGASGIDGIVSTALGAGSATEDPLVLVTGDLAFYHDMNGLLAVGRCGVDATIVVVNNDGGGIFHMLPVEDFDPPFTEQFKTPHGLDFAPAADLYGLEFTRVRDRDAFRETYRASLSSDGTQVIEVPFDAERSHREREAIQGAVVDALGD, from the coding sequence ATGGACGCCGCAGACCACAACGAGGCGTGGGCCGACGCGCTCGTCGCGGAACTCGCCGCGGGCGGCGTGAGCGCGGCCTGCGTCTCGCCGGGCAGTCGGTCGACGCCGCTGACGATGGCGTTCGCGCGTAACGAGGACGTGACGGTGTACTCGCACCTCGACGAGCGCTCCGCGGCGTACTTCGCCCTCGGCCGCGCCCGGCGCACCGGCGAGGTGACGCCGCTCGTCTGCACCTCCGGCACCGCCGCCGCGAACTTCCACCCCGCCGTGATCGAGGCGACGCAGGCGCGAGTGCCCCTCCTCCTGCTGACCGCGGACCGGCCGCCGGAACTGCGCGACAGCGGAGCCAACCAGACCGTCGACCAGGAGAAGTTGTACGGCGACGCCGTCCGCTGGTACGCGGACCTCCCGGAACCGCGCGCCGAGGGGCGGACCCTGCGCTCGCTCCGGACGACGGCGGCGCGCGCGCTCGCCGAGGCGACCGGTACACCCGCCGGCCCCGTCCACCTCAACTGCCCCTTCCGAAAGCGGCTGGAACCGCCGGAGGGGACCGAGAACGAGGAGCGCCGGACGACCGCGTCCGAGCGCCCGCACGTCCGAACGACGGCCGGGACGCCGACGCTCGGCGACGACCGCCTCGCGGACGTCGCGGACGCGGTCGAGGCAGCCGACCACGGCCTCGTCGTCGCAGGCCCGGCCGACGGCGCCGCACCCGACCCGAGCGTCGTGGCGGCGTTCGCCGAGTCGACGGGGTTCCCCCTCCTCGCGGACCCGCTCTCCGGCGTCCGGTACGGTCCGCACGTCGCGGACGCGCCGGTCGTCGGCGGCTACGACGCGTTCCTGACCGAACGGGTGACCGCCGACTGGCCGGATCCGGACCTCGTCGTCCGGTTCGGCGCGTCGCCCACTTCGAAACCCCTCCGGAAGTACCTCGCCCGGACCGGCGCGCGACAGCTGGTGGTCGACCCCGCGGGCGGCTGGCGCGAGGCCGAGTTCGCGGCGTCGGACCTCGTCGTCGCCGACCCGGAACGTCTGCTCGCGCGCCTATCCGACCGGATCGACTCGTCCGCCGACCCCGCGTGGCGCGACCGGTTCGCGGCGGTCGAGGACCGGTACTGGTCGCACGTCGCCGACGCCCGCGAGGAGCGGCGGTTCGAGGGTGACGTGCTCGCGACGGTCGTCGAGGCCGCGCCCGATCCCGCGACCCTGTTCGTCTCGAACAGCATGCCCGTCCGCGACCTCGACCGCTTCGGCGCGCCCCGGGCGGCCGACCTCATCTTGCTCGGCAACCGCGGCGCGAGCGGCATCGACGGCATCGTCAGCACCGCGCTCGGCGCGGGCAGCGCGACCGAGGACCCGCTCGTCCTCGTCACCGGCGACCTCGCGTTCTACCACGACATGAACGGCCTGCTCGCGGTCGGGCGCTGCGGCGTCGACGCGACGATAGTCGTCGTCAACAACGACGGCGGCGGCATCTTCCACATGCTCCCCGTCGAGGACTTCGACCCGCCGTTCACGGAGCAGTTCAAGACGCCCCACGGCCTCGACTTCGCGCCCGCGGCCGACCTCTACGGACTGGAGTTCACCCGCGTCCGCGACCGCGACGCCTTCCGCGAGACGTACCGCGCCTCGCTGTCGAGCGACGGGACGCAGGTGATCGAGGTACCGTTCGACGCCGAGCGGAGCCACCGCGAGCGCGAGGCGATCCAGGGCGCGGTCGTCGACGCGCTCGGGGACTGA
- a CDS encoding DNA methyltransferase: protein MNTHLSLEYGHRDELPPGYPDEVRTPDVLVERFLEEYTDPGDRVFDPFAGFGTTLFAAERLDRVPYGIEYEPDRVEHVRDRLDTPENVRHGDVLAFDPGAFPDCDLLFTSPPFMVEGMERNPFENYAGESTYEDYLGDVERAFERLRGVLAPGATVVVDIVNLRHDGHVTTLAWDVADRVAETFRLDGEVVVAWEGDGYPDREGNYGYGFDHSYCLVFENDA from the coding sequence ATGAACACTCATCTATCGCTGGAGTACGGTCACCGCGACGAACTCCCGCCGGGCTATCCCGACGAGGTGCGCACGCCGGACGTCCTCGTCGAGCGCTTTCTGGAGGAGTACACCGATCCCGGCGACCGCGTGTTCGACCCGTTCGCGGGATTCGGGACTACGCTCTTCGCCGCGGAGCGACTGGATCGGGTGCCGTACGGCATCGAGTACGAACCGGACCGCGTCGAACACGTCCGCGACCGACTCGACACACCGGAAAACGTCCGGCACGGCGACGTACTGGCGTTTGATCCGGGCGCCTTCCCGGACTGCGACCTCCTGTTCACCTCGCCGCCGTTCATGGTCGAGGGGATGGAACGCAACCCCTTCGAGAACTACGCAGGCGAGAGCACCTACGAGGACTATCTGGGCGACGTGGAACGGGCGTTCGAGCGACTGCGGGGCGTGCTCGCGCCGGGAGCGACGGTCGTCGTCGATATCGTAAACCTGCGTCACGACGGCCACGTGACGACGCTCGCCTGGGACGTCGCGGACCGCGTCGCCGAGACGTTCCGCTTGGACGGCGAGGTCGTCGTGGCGTGGGAGGGCGACGGCTACCCCGACCGGGAGGGCAACTACGGCTACGGCTTCGATCACTCGTACTGTCTGGTGTTCGAAAACGACGCCTGA
- a CDS encoding alpha/beta fold hydrolase, giving the protein MATATPDPAPDDGGRDEIRTVTVHRDGDRRLAYAEYGRPDGTPAVFLHGTPGSRRSGELLDAAARESGVRLLAIDRPGYGRSEPWPDRSVRDAGAFVTAVLDDAGIETAGIVAFSGGAPHALAAAAAHPDRIPRVDLVSGATPPEASERTPTVQRLLSEMATKIPSVLQGLFRVQAWVAARADPSFVVGQYAASEEPIPDDAAAVVKADLVEAFAGRGGGAVTELRLTAADWGIDYDDLDTAVGVWHGENDTNVPVEGARRLASRIPTARLAVLDDADHLGTLLQCAPDVLDAHGRGA; this is encoded by the coding sequence ATGGCAACGGCGACACCCGATCCGGCGCCCGACGACGGCGGACGAGACGAGATCCGAACGGTGACGGTTCACCGAGACGGCGACCGACGGCTCGCGTACGCCGAGTACGGCCGCCCGGACGGGACGCCCGCGGTGTTTCTCCACGGCACGCCCGGGTCGCGCCGCTCCGGCGAGTTGCTGGACGCGGCCGCCCGGGAGAGCGGGGTTCGGCTCCTCGCGATCGACAGGCCCGGCTACGGGCGCTCCGAGCCCTGGCCCGATCGGTCCGTCCGCGACGCCGGGGCGTTCGTCACCGCGGTGCTCGACGACGCCGGCATCGAGACGGCCGGGATCGTCGCGTTCTCCGGCGGGGCGCCGCACGCGCTCGCGGCGGCGGCCGCGCATCCGGACAGGATCCCCCGGGTCGACCTCGTCTCCGGCGCGACCCCGCCCGAGGCGAGCGAACGCACCCCGACGGTACAGCGTCTCCTGAGCGAGATGGCGACGAAGATCCCCTCCGTGCTTCAGGGTCTTTTCCGCGTGCAGGCGTGGGTCGCCGCCCGCGCCGACCCGTCGTTCGTCGTCGGCCAGTACGCGGCGTCGGAAGAACCGATCCCCGACGACGCCGCGGCGGTCGTGAAGGCGGATCTCGTCGAGGCGTTCGCCGGACGCGGCGGCGGGGCCGTCACCGAACTCCGTCTCACCGCGGCGGACTGGGGGATCGACTACGACGACCTCGACACTGCTGTCGGCGTCTGGCACGGCGAGAACGACACGAACGTGCCCGTCGAGGGCGCGAGACGGCTCGCGTCGCGGATACCGACCGCCCGGCTCGCCGTGCTCGACGACGCGGACCACCTGGGCACGCTGCTGCAGTGTGCCCCTGACGTACTGGACGCACACGGCCGCGGTGCCTGA
- a CDS encoding YlbF family regulator, giving the protein MSIETDAGADTGDEDVESLGRELGEAITEMPEYEAFEEAKAAVEASDEAQEKIEEFEQVRQEFMLARQTGDASQEDLQQVQRKQQELHSVPVMSEYLEAQNELDARLEAINEAISAPLDVDFGEEAGGCCKD; this is encoded by the coding sequence ATGAGCATCGAGACCGACGCGGGCGCAGACACCGGCGACGAGGACGTCGAATCGCTCGGCCGCGAACTCGGCGAGGCCATCACTGAGATGCCCGAGTACGAGGCGTTCGAGGAGGCGAAGGCGGCGGTCGAGGCGTCCGACGAGGCCCAGGAGAAGATCGAGGAGTTCGAGCAGGTCCGCCAGGAGTTCATGCTCGCGCGCCAGACCGGCGACGCGTCCCAGGAGGACCTGCAGCAGGTCCAGCGCAAGCAGCAGGAGCTCCACTCGGTCCCCGTCATGTCGGAGTACCTGGAAGCGCAGAACGAACTCGACGCCCGCCTCGAAGCGATCAACGAGGCCATCTCCGCGCCGCTCGACGTCGATTTCGGCGAGGAGGCCGGCGGCTGCTGCAAGGACTGA
- a CDS encoding disk-shape morphogenesis protein volactin, translated as MAKGLDVGTMNILSAQQDGSDTVFVQQRNSFVEIEYSDMAEQMLSRSEVLHIRKDDTVYVVGDDALNFANIFNRETRRPMKHGILSSDEQSAIPMMKLIIEQVVGEPDRPNEKLYFSTPADPIDSDLSTLYHQKTIESFLDDMGYDAEPINEGMSVIYSELADNNFTGLGISFGAGMTNVCLAYYAVPVMKFSVARGGDWVDEQAAQATGTPVDKVTSIKEDDFELDFTTDVGGVEGALSIYYENLLDYVIENIVREVDEEDVEEGLDVPVVVTGGTSSPDGFEALFRDHLEDANIPFSISGVSHASEPLYSVARGGLVAARSDEEDPDAGSQEAEAAADE; from the coding sequence ATGGCTAAAGGCCTAGACGTCGGCACGATGAACATCCTGTCGGCACAACAAGACGGTAGCGACACGGTATTCGTTCAGCAGCGTAACTCCTTCGTCGAGATCGAGTACTCCGACATGGCGGAGCAGATGCTCTCGCGCAGCGAGGTCCTCCACATCCGGAAGGACGACACGGTGTACGTCGTCGGCGACGACGCCCTCAACTTCGCGAACATCTTCAACCGGGAGACGCGCCGCCCGATGAAGCACGGCATCCTCTCCAGCGACGAGCAGTCGGCCATCCCGATGATGAAGCTCATCATCGAGCAGGTCGTCGGCGAGCCCGACCGCCCCAACGAGAAGCTCTACTTCTCGACGCCCGCGGACCCGATCGACTCCGACCTCTCGACGCTGTATCACCAGAAGACGATCGAGTCGTTCCTCGACGACATGGGCTACGACGCCGAGCCGATCAACGAGGGGATGTCCGTCATCTACTCCGAGCTCGCGGACAACAACTTCACCGGCCTCGGCATCTCCTTCGGCGCGGGCATGACGAACGTCTGTCTCGCGTACTACGCGGTCCCGGTCATGAAGTTCTCCGTCGCCCGCGGTGGCGACTGGGTCGACGAGCAGGCCGCGCAGGCGACCGGCACCCCCGTCGACAAGGTCACCTCCATCAAGGAGGACGACTTCGAACTCGACTTCACGACAGACGTCGGCGGCGTCGAGGGCGCGCTCTCCATCTACTACGAGAACCTGCTCGACTACGTCATCGAGAACATCGTCCGCGAGGTCGACGAGGAGGACGTCGAGGAGGGCCTCGACGTGCCCGTCGTCGTCACCGGCGGTACCTCCAGCCCCGACGGCTTCGAGGCGCTGTTCCGGGACCACCTCGAGGACGCGAACATCCCGTTCTCGATCAGCGGCGTGAGCCACGCATCCGAACCCCTGTACAGCGTCGCGCGCGGTGGCCTCGTCGCCGCCCGGTCCGACGAGGAAGACCCCGACGCGGGCTCTCAGGAAGCCGAAGCGGCCGCCGACGAGTAA
- a CDS encoding METTL5 family protein, with translation MSTRSALARQLGVVAGFDDPDASLEQYRTPPGLAAYLVHIADMRDDIEGRTVVDLGTGTGMLALAATLRGPDRVVGVDLDRGPLLTARANERRVASSADVEWVQGDATALPLSVEDATVVMNPPFGAQRGNEHADRAFLETAAEVAAVSYSIHNEGSRDFVESFAADNGGEVTGAYRAELDIDRQFDFHEADRETIQSEAFRIVWS, from the coding sequence ATGAGCACGCGGAGCGCACTGGCGCGCCAGCTCGGCGTTGTCGCCGGCTTCGACGACCCCGACGCGAGCCTCGAACAGTACCGCACGCCGCCGGGGCTGGCCGCGTACCTCGTCCACATCGCGGACATGCGAGACGACATCGAAGGGCGGACAGTCGTCGACCTCGGCACGGGGACCGGGATGCTCGCGCTCGCGGCGACGCTCCGGGGTCCGGACCGGGTGGTCGGCGTCGACCTCGACCGCGGCCCCCTGCTCACCGCCCGCGCCAACGAGCGCCGCGTCGCCTCCTCCGCGGATGTCGAGTGGGTGCAGGGCGACGCGACGGCGCTGCCGCTGTCCGTCGAGGACGCGACCGTCGTGATGAACCCGCCGTTCGGCGCACAGCGCGGGAACGAACACGCCGACCGCGCCTTCCTCGAAACCGCCGCCGAGGTCGCTGCGGTGTCGTACTCGATCCACAACGAGGGCAGCAGGGACTTCGTCGAGTCGTTCGCCGCCGACAACGGCGGCGAAGTGACCGGCGCCTATCGGGCGGAACTGGACATCGACCGGCAGTTCGACTTCCACGAGGCCGACCGGGAGACGATCCAGTCGGAGGCGTTCCGCATCGTCTGGTCCTGA
- a CDS encoding DMT family transporter — MNIYKFRNVWAFIALAVVWGSSFIAIKDGLNSLPPVLFAAMRYDIAGLLVLAYAAHTADRWMPQTRDEWRLIGMGGTLMIGVHFALLFVGQQYVSSAIGAIILSTTPVVTPFFAYLLLADETLSPSGIVGVVLGLVGVAIIAQPSPSSVDGQLIGVGLLFLSAASFALGSVLTRRFDVGLSTVPMQAWMMVVGSAILHLISFGAGESPADAVWSPTVVAALLYLAVVAGAGGFLLYFDLLDRVGPNEASLVNYATPAVAAVAGWLALGEQITASTVLGFGVIVVGFALLKLETITGFVASDPAADRDASGGAGTVVVDGNVYLKDAE, encoded by the coding sequence ATGAATATATACAAATTCAGAAACGTATGGGCGTTTATCGCGCTCGCAGTCGTGTGGGGATCGTCGTTCATCGCGATCAAAGACGGGCTGAACTCGCTGCCGCCGGTGCTGTTCGCCGCGATGCGGTACGACATCGCCGGGCTGTTGGTGCTGGCGTACGCCGCGCACACGGCCGACAGGTGGATGCCGCAGACGCGCGACGAGTGGCGACTGATCGGCATGGGCGGCACGCTGATGATCGGCGTCCACTTCGCGCTGCTGTTCGTGGGACAGCAGTACGTGAGCAGCGCCATCGGGGCGATCATCCTCTCGACGACGCCGGTCGTGACCCCGTTTTTCGCCTACCTGCTGCTCGCGGACGAGACGCTCTCGCCGTCCGGCATCGTCGGGGTCGTCCTCGGCCTGGTCGGCGTCGCGATCATCGCGCAGCCATCGCCGTCCTCGGTCGACGGCCAGCTGATCGGCGTCGGGCTCCTCTTCCTCTCGGCGGCGAGTTTCGCCCTGGGGTCCGTGCTGACGCGGCGGTTCGACGTCGGCCTCTCGACCGTGCCGATGCAGGCCTGGATGATGGTCGTCGGCTCCGCCATCCTGCACCTGATCAGTTTCGGAGCGGGCGAGTCGCCCGCTGACGCCGTCTGGAGCCCGACGGTGGTCGCCGCGCTACTGTACCTGGCGGTCGTCGCCGGCGCGGGCGGGTTCCTGCTCTACTTCGACCTGCTCGACCGCGTCGGGCCGAACGAGGCCAGCCTCGTGAACTACGCCACGCCGGCCGTCGCCGCGGTCGCGGGCTGGCTGGCGCTCGGCGAACAGATAACTGCGTCGACCGTGCTCGGTTTCGGCGTCATCGTCGTCGGGTTCGCCCTCCTGAAGCTGGAGACCATCACCGGCTTCGTCGCGAGCGACCCCGCGGCGGACCGCGACGCGTCGGGCGGCGCGGGCACCGTCGTCGTCGACGGGAACGTCTACCTCAAGGACGCCGAGTAG
- the dph2 gene encoding diphthamide biosynthesis enzyme Dph2 produces MSQESEFSEGDLRNTGMSLKHDREWDYELDRIVDQIEEKDAKKVGLQFPEGLKRRGPKVADDIRALVDDDVTVMLSGQPCYGACDLDTFLMKRTDVFVHFGHSPMKNTDKVIYVPLFSNVDVFPIMEDALEELPGDEIGLVTTAQHMNQFEDMKAWLEERGYEVHTRRGDDRLTHEGQVLGCNYASAEVDADQVLYVGGGKFHPLGLAMEHPDKKVVIGDPVNNVVTVADTEKFLKQRYASVHKAMDAEKWGVIYCTKIGQGRWEQAQEILDDNDDAYLITMDEVTPDRLRNFDMDAFVNTGCPRITTDDGPQFHKPMLTPGEYEIAVGNKPLDELSFDTFHGTW; encoded by the coding sequence ATGAGCCAGGAGTCTGAGTTCTCCGAGGGAGACCTCCGAAACACGGGAATGAGCCTCAAGCACGACCGGGAGTGGGACTACGAACTCGACCGCATCGTCGACCAGATCGAGGAGAAAGACGCGAAGAAGGTCGGCCTGCAGTTCCCCGAGGGACTGAAGCGCCGCGGCCCGAAGGTCGCCGACGACATCCGCGCGCTCGTCGACGACGACGTCACCGTCATGCTGTCGGGTCAGCCCTGCTACGGCGCCTGCGACCTCGACACCTTCCTGATGAAGCGTACCGACGTGTTCGTCCACTTCGGCCACAGCCCGATGAAGAACACGGACAAGGTGATCTACGTCCCGCTGTTCTCGAACGTCGACGTCTTCCCCATCATGGAGGACGCGCTGGAGGAGCTGCCAGGCGACGAGATCGGGCTCGTCACCACCGCCCAGCACATGAACCAGTTCGAGGACATGAAGGCGTGGCTGGAGGAGCGCGGCTACGAGGTCCACACCCGCCGCGGCGACGACCGCCTCACCCACGAGGGGCAGGTGCTCGGCTGTAACTACGCCTCCGCCGAGGTCGACGCCGACCAGGTGCTGTACGTCGGCGGCGGCAAGTTCCACCCGCTCGGCCTCGCGATGGAGCACCCCGACAAGAAGGTCGTCATCGGCGACCCCGTCAACAACGTCGTCACCGTCGCGGACACCGAGAAGTTCCTGAAGCAGCGCTACGCCTCGGTCCACAAGGCGATGGACGCCGAGAAGTGGGGCGTCATCTACTGCACGAAGATCGGGCAGGGCCGCTGGGAGCAGGCCCAGGAGATCCTCGACGACAACGACGACGCCTACCTCATCACGATGGACGAGGTGACCCCCGACCGCCTGCGGAACTTCGACATGGACGCGTTCGTCAACACCGGCTGCCCCCGGATCACCACCGACGACGGCCCGCAGTTCCACAAGCCGATGCTCACGCCCGGCGAGTACGAGATCGCGGTCGGCAACAAGCCGCTCGACGAGCTCTCCTTCGACACGTTCCACGGCACCTGGTAG
- a CDS encoding isochorismate synthase — translation MKTLRSGSWREESGETPLVTRSRAIDAVSFRAVLSAFDSPRAVWTAPGEPTVVGCEAAATLVADREAEDRFAAVREAADDLFAAFDAGATPDPARPRLFGGFAFHDDHDPDGEWDGFPAGYFFLPRVQVARDGEDAWLTVTAVDPGDPDAVEERLDSLTEELRALPAPGPTADPPGVVERRPTTSKAEWRDQVDDALERIAGGDLQKVVLAQALGVSLESPLSTPDALARLRSTYPDCYRFLVDPGDGGRSFFGATPERLVSLSGRELETEALAGSTGRGDTPEEDEWLARDLLESEKDVHEHQLVVEAIREQLSPYAASIRTGQRTIRKLDSVQHLRTPLSAELVDVEHVLDLVEALHPTPAVGGLPPDLAWRTIRETETFDRGWYAAPVGWFDAAGNGTFAVAIRSAVASGTDATLFAGAGIVADSDADREWDEVQLKYRPMLDTLE, via the coding sequence ATGAAGACGCTGCGCAGCGGCTCGTGGAGAGAGGAGTCGGGCGAGACGCCGCTCGTGACGCGGAGCCGCGCGATCGACGCGGTCTCTTTTCGCGCGGTGCTGTCGGCGTTCGACTCGCCGCGGGCCGTCTGGACCGCGCCGGGCGAGCCGACCGTCGTCGGCTGCGAGGCGGCGGCGACCCTCGTCGCCGACCGCGAGGCCGAGGACCGGTTCGCGGCCGTCCGCGAGGCGGCGGACGACCTCTTCGCCGCGTTCGACGCCGGAGCGACGCCCGACCCCGCCCGACCGCGGCTGTTCGGCGGGTTCGCGTTTCACGACGACCACGACCCCGACGGCGAGTGGGACGGCTTCCCCGCGGGCTACTTCTTCCTGCCGCGCGTGCAGGTCGCGCGCGACGGCGAGGATGCCTGGCTGACCGTCACCGCGGTCGACCCCGGCGACCCCGACGCCGTCGAGGAGCGGCTCGACTCGCTCACCGAGGAGCTCCGGGCGCTGCCCGCGCCCGGTCCCACCGCCGACCCGCCGGGCGTCGTCGAGCGTCGCCCGACGACCTCGAAAGCGGAGTGGCGCGATCAGGTCGACGACGCGCTAGAACGGATCGCCGGCGGCGACCTGCAGAAGGTCGTGCTCGCGCAGGCGCTGGGCGTCTCGCTCGAATCGCCCCTCTCGACGCCTGACGCGCTGGCGCGGCTCAGATCGACGTACCCCGACTGCTACCGGTTCCTGGTCGACCCCGGGGACGGCGGTCGCAGCTTCTTCGGCGCGACGCCGGAGCGGCTCGTCTCGCTCAGCGGGCGCGAACTGGAGACGGAGGCGCTCGCCGGCTCGACCGGACGCGGCGACACGCCCGAGGAGGACGAGTGGCTCGCCCGCGACCTCTTGGAGAGCGAGAAGGACGTTCACGAGCACCAGCTCGTCGTGGAGGCGATCCGCGAGCAGCTCTCGCCGTACGCCGCGTCGATCCGCACGGGCCAGCGGACGATCCGGAAACTGGATTCGGTCCAGCACCTCCGGACGCCGCTCTCGGCCGAACTGGTCGACGTGGAGCACGTGCTCGACCTCGTCGAGGCGCTCCACCCCACGCCGGCCGTCGGCGGCCTCCCGCCGGACCTCGCGTGGCGGACCATCCGCGAGACGGAGACGTTCGACCGCGGGTGGTACGCCGCCCCGGTCGGCTGGTTCGACGCGGCGGGCAACGGCACCTTCGCGGTCGCCATCCGCTCGGCGGTGGCGAGCGGGACCGACGCGACGCTGTTCGCGGGCGCGGGCATCGTCGCCGACAGCGACGCCGACCGCGAGTGGGACGAGGTCCAGTTGAAGTACCGACCGATGCTCGACACCCTGGAGTGA